A stretch of DNA from Salmo trutta chromosome 12, fSalTru1.1, whole genome shotgun sequence:
tggattcacctctacatcaccagagaagtataaggataagggtacggctaaaagctaaaTATGTTGTCTGTAAGCAGGTAATTATAGTCCAAGAGAGAACACCAGAATGAGCTTGTGGAGTTTCTGTTATCTTGTCCACTGTTACACACTGTCTTCGAACAAATCTCTGACCGGTACATTTTCAGACCGCAAGTATGCCATACTGTATATTTACTGCTACAAGTCGCTTTCCAACATATGTTACATATGCACTTGCtcgtttttgtttgtttcactGACCATGACGGATTATCTCTATACGGGAACATGATGCATTGTTGGTTTCTTAATGTTGGTCACGTGGTGTCAGCCCTAAAATAATACCTCCATTTTACAACTGCTGGGTCATAGCGGTATCACCTCTGTAATGCAAAGCATATATTTTAGAGGGCTGCTGACTAACATAGCTATGTGTTTTGTTCTTATTTTATTTACTGCTAATATATAGAGGAACATGTTGTCAGGATGGAATTGCACTTAGTTGTGAACAGGACCAACAGTTATTGTGCTAAATCTTGTACTCTTTCGCTGAGATTGTTTTAATAAACGCTTAAAAGTGATTTTGTATAATAACATATGTTAATGTATGCTATATTGCCGATTTAAAGTTAGTGTAACAGTCTATTTGGTATGATCCATTTGAACTTCTGAAGACCACGAAAGttttcacaatttttatttttgttaaaaaaaagtcATAACATTCTGAATACAATTGGATGTACATTTTCATAAACATTACAAAGCATTCAGTAGTCCCAATGACAAATGAGCAAGGAAAGTAAGTGCAGGATTGGCATAGAATTAATTTCAGTAAGGCACTGTCACTGTAAAAGGACACAAGTGGAAATATTATCTCCACCTCATAAATTAGGTCAAGCATAATTAACATTGTATTAAAAGTCTATCTCCTGAGAAAGAGTACAAAGCAAAGACCAGAAAATACTGAAGAGGAATTAAATTCAAGGAAGTCATTATTTCTGTCACCTTCATACATTGAATCCACAGGAGGTTGGTTgcaacttaattggggaggacgggctcgtggtaatggctggagcagaaagagtggaatggtatcaaatacatcaaacatggtttgatgccattccatttgctccgttacagccattattatgagccattctcccaTCAGCAGCGTCCACTGATTGAATCGCCCCAGACCAAAACAACTTAGTGGCAAGTAATGTTTTAGACCTGAACAGGCATGTCAATcaatttctctctgtgtgttctgatGGTCCAGGAGCACCAGCATTCAATCATGACCTTACTTCCTCTAAGGCTCGTCCACCATGACATATGTCTGAAGCAGCTCGTCCTCTgagggctgagggatggggccCTCCATGTCCTGGTGCTGAGGGCCTGCGGAGGGCTGGTGGTCAGCAGCAGTAGGGTCCAGCACTGGGGGGTCCAGGTGGTTGGTTGGGACATAAATGGAGTGAGGTGGCTCTTTGATGGTGTCCCTACCAGGAATGTGTTTGTGGGGACTGTCTGCTAGTTCACAGCTGCTACAGCCTGGGATGTTACAGACCGGCACCAGAGAGGGATGGCACATTAGAGGCTGGCTCTGGTACCCTGCAGAATCCTGGTGAGGGGACCCATCATGGCAACTGGCATGCGGCAGTGCTGTCTCTTCTACAGGGTATTTCAGGTTCTCTTCCACCTTATGCTCATGGACATGCAGTTGGCCAATCCTCTCAGCCAGCTTGCTCAGCTCGTCTGCATCATCTGCCTCCTGACCCTCTCTGGTCACTTCTACCTGTGGAGGAGTTGGTCCATGGATCGTGGCAGTAGTCTTGTAGGCCTTATCTTCTGGAGGCTGGAGTTTTGGGACTGCTTCTGTGAGATGGGGTTTTGGTGCTGCTGTGGTGTGAAAGGAGATGAACTGGAGACCACTTACATCACTGCCAGCTAAATTGGCTGGACTGCTACCTTCCTCAAGTGTGTTCTCTTTGATAAGTCGCCTCCGCACTACAGGAGGTCCACCCAGTGGCTTACTGAATATTGGCttctgccttatggcaaggtcTGGGTAATTCTGCTGCATCTCCAGGATAGACCTGTCATCGTTCAAGAATGCCCTGGGTGGTCTGATTCCTGGAGAGTGTGTCGTCTCAAAGGACTGAACCTCCAGGTTGAGGGTAATCTGTCCATCATCCTGTTGCCTGCCTGGTGTGCTAGCAGTGACCCGGTTCTCCTCGGTTAAGTCTGCCTCATCAGTCCCCACCGGTCCTGGGTCTACCAGGGAACAACCATTAGATAGACCCTTATCTTCATTCGCCTCTTGTTTTTGCATTTGTAAGGGCTCTGTTTCAGAGTCCTTTGCTGTCTCCTCGGCAGCCCTCTGGGTGTTATGTAGTGGTGCAGCTCTCCTCTGTAGAATCTCCAGACACTCAGGCTGTGACTGCTGACCCATGAGCTCCAACAGGTACTCACACTCTGTTCGGGCCAGGAAAAGCTCAAAACCCATCTTCATGGATGTTTCAGGGTCTGCATTGTCTGTGAGTCGGTACTCTGTGTCAGTCTCCAGATGATACCCTATTGTTTCAAGGATACTTTTCGTGGCACTCCTTGTCAGGACCGGCTGGATGCAGTAGACAAAGGGGCCAGTGAAAGTCTGAGTGGGAGATGAGTCTTAATTATCACAACAACTTAATGAAACGTAAGAAAATTATCACTACAGTATAGAGAACATCTGTACTTTTAATCCTCTCCCGTTTCAAATCATGCTTCACTTTTTGACATTTCACAAGCCTGGCAAATCATTTAGCCTATACAGTTTACTTTCACTTCCTGATATGACAGCTTCACATTTGAATATGTGGCTTGTGATTAGAGATGGCGATTCAATGTAAAACCATAGTCATATATTATCCCTCTATTTCTTACTCTGATAATAATGTGTACATGTGCATTAGGCTATCCTAGCCTAAGTCTAGACAACTCCTCCGCACCCCATTTGCTTGGGTGCATTGCGCAAGATAAAAGCAGCCTAGGACTAATTGTCGAAATCGAACTATGAATACCATGCCAATTATATTTTTTACCTTGAGCATCTTGATTTCCTTCTTCCATGGGTAAAGAAACAGATTTACACAGAACATCTCCAACACCTCTGTGGCTTTGATGAGCGCACTGAAGAATGTCTGACAATCTTTAAAGCCGGATTTTACGCATTCGGATGCAGTAAGGTAAAAGTCAAAATTAGAAAATCTTTCTCCGGGGTCTGTCTCTAACAGCAAAAATCGTCTAGCTCCCACGGTAACTTGTTTCTCTTGGCATAGTTGCAGGCTACCCTTACTCCATATCTGATCATAGTAATTTAGGTAATTGTCGAAAGCCTCTTTACGCGCTACAGGCGTTTGGTCACCGACACCATCcttcatgtttttgttgttgttgaaaaataCTGTTAAGTTAGGCTACACGCTTCTTATCGGATTTAGAAATAACATAGGAACAAGGAAGTATGACAAGAGTGGAAGTGAAAGAGACGGCACACCATTGCTATTGATCTGACAGGTTAGTCAAGTAGGGAAAAAATGCGGAAGCATGGCTGTTTCGCTACAGCTAGGCTACGGTGACATTAGACTTGCTCATGTGTCAATGAAGTTTCTCCTTCAGTATCGGCTTTGTGTTGCATAGCACGACTGACATCTAGAGGACAAAATATAACAGTCGTTCTAGACTGAAGACATGCTTCTTCCAACAGATGGCGCTACAGGAAAgacccaaaaaatattttgttcTTGTCATGCCACAAACCTGAGATGACGCTGAAAAGGCTGGAGCTTAACCAATTTCCAGTGTATCGCTCTCCACCAGGTTGTTTTTTTGTGCTGCTACAGGTGATAGATGTTACAGTACATGTCCCACCAAAAACAATGAGATAGAGAATGATGATAAACCCTTGAATTATGAATGCATAGCTGCAGCAGCCCGATTTAGAGAATGTTTCAGTTGAATAGTGATCATGTTAAAACCATTTCTCAATGGCATGGTGATTGTTCAGGCATTTAGGTGATTGGACACCTTGGAGACATCGCTGTAAGACACATCTATGAGGTTCTATCACAGATGATGTCCGACTGAACTATGGTCACCTCTAACTCGCTACAGAGGCCAGAGCAGCCCCAGAGAGCTCTCTTCTGCTTTGTCAGTCACACCAGGAAGGAAAACACAGTTTAAATGATTCCCCTCCTAAGTCAATAAGATCTGGGCGAGCGCAGTATTCACAAAGCCTCATAATGGACGCTGTGGACTTATTATCTCGAGTGCAGTGGCACTAGATGAAATTAGCTTTCTGCTGGCACGCCCTaataggagccttgcactgggcaaCGGGGGTAATTAGGAGCAGAGCAACGGCACAGACCATCTGCTCAGTCTGatttacgttagctagctagcccaccACCCAAACACAACATTCAGAGCAGATCAGAGGGGAATGAATGGCTGTCAACGGACAGGATGTCACAACATATTCCCATGCATTATACATAGCAGGATTCGATTGGTTAAACGTTTAGGGAAACATTTAGCCAATGTCGATAATTGCACTACACTGTTTCTGCACTTTTTTGGATGCTATACAAACACTCCCCATCCCCAGCTCCGTCCTCTATTATGCCTATGTTTATTAATAGTAATGGTCCTCCTCGTATTTATGTTACAGCTACTACTCCTAGGTGTAGCCTACATGTAAAGCAGAAAGGCGACGTCAATGCCCGTAGTCGCAAAACCAGAACGAACAGTCACACCGACTCAAATCATAGAggtcaaatgtatttaatttcCCCAATATAAGAAATTAATAAAAGCTCTAATACAAAACATGGATATACGTCGATGACTGTGATTATAGGAAACAAGAATCTTTGTCACACAGGACAGTTGTGTACAACAGTGGGACTTATAGGGGAACTATacattggaggtgtacatgtacagtattaCACATTATTTCACATTTATGTTGGACATGTACCTATTGTGCTACCAAAAGGAAGTAAACGACAAAGACAAAAACAGCATGTAAGACCAGAGTGAACCGCATTGCAGTTTTACCTCAACAGGTATTGGACTAGGTCTTCCAACACAGTTACAGTGCATTTCTACTGACTTGTAAAGGCAGGTAAAGTTGCATTTCTAGATGACTCTGAGTGTGTCACGGTGCACACAATCTAACACGTTGTACTATTCACTGCATTGCACTTTTAGATTTCAGTTGATGAAACACAAGACCATCATTATTATTGTATAGCATCGCTAGATTTGCAGCAGCTACATAATAATAAGCATAAATATGCTCGTTGTCAAATTAACACATCATTTTCAGCCCAAACATTGCTTTATTTATAGGGCGTGACATGAGAATTCTGACCACAAATAGAATATGTATTAACAAGTGATGAGAACagcatttgttttttttaaaagccATTTAACAAACTCTCTTCAAAGTCAAATCCATTTGATGATGATTGGCACAAGAATGTAACGCAAGAAAAATAACCCGTTGATCTTGAATCTTTAGACGTTTCTGTCTAGTGCGAAGCATCTGTGCTGTAGTACATCTACATTCTGGTGAATCTCACAACTATTTAATAGTAGTCTTTCCACAGTTATACACATTATTGATAAAGCTATTCTAAATAAATATTCATCTCTTTATAACTTTTATCCACAATGCCAGCAATGCAATCATGCGACTAATTCATTTATAAAGTATTCTTTAAGGGTTCATCAGTGAGGATATATATCACTTCACAAGAAGGGATTTGGTAAGATAAATGAGGGAGAcaatgagaaagagaggggggctgGAACACAGATACCAAGTTCTGGGGCCAAAATGCAAAGGTGACAGGGGGTCATTGACTCCACAAATACGGTTTTATACACAAAATATGGACATTATGTCACATTTTCTGCTGAGAGTACTTTTTTCTGGGGTTTCAATGATGAACATAGACTTATCTGAATAACTTAACAAAGTAACACAAGC
This window harbors:
- the LOC115202908 gene encoding uncharacterized protein LOC115202908, encoding MKDGVGDQTPVARKEAFDNYLNYYDQIWSKGSLQLCQEKQVTVGARRFLLLETDPGERFSNFDFYLTASECVKSGFKDCQTFFSALIKATEVLEMFCVNLFLYPWKKEIKMLKTFTGPFVYCIQPVLTRSATKSILETIGYHLETDTEYRLTDNADPETSMKMGFELFLARTECEYLLELMGQQSQPECLEILQRRAAPLHNTQRAAEETAKDSETEPLQMQKQEANEDKGLSNGCSLVDPGPVGTDEADLTEENRVTASTPGRQQDDGQITLNLEVQSFETTHSPGIRPPRAFLNDDRSILEMQQNYPDLAIRQKPIFSKPLGGPPVVRRRLIKENTLEEGSSPANLAGSDVSGLQFISFHTTAAPKPHLTEAVPKLQPPEDKAYKTTATIHGPTPPQVEVTREGQEADDADELSKLAERIGQLHVHEHKVEENLKYPVEETALPHASCHDGSPHQDSAGYQSQPLMCHPSLVPVCNIPGCSSCELADSPHKHIPGRDTIKEPPHSIYVPTNHLDPPVLDPTAADHQPSAGPQHQDMEGPIPQPSEDELLQTYVMVDEP